From the genome of Vitis riparia cultivar Riparia Gloire de Montpellier isolate 1030 chromosome 2, EGFV_Vit.rip_1.0, whole genome shotgun sequence, one region includes:
- the LOC117926680 gene encoding mitogen-activated protein kinase kinase kinase 7-like has translation MEQFRQIGEVWGSLKALMVFKDDIPINRRQCCLLFDIFSSAFKTIVEEIRQNLRLEEKNTKWKALEQPLRELHRAFKDAELYIRNCLDTKDWWGKAMSLHQNNDSVEFHIHNLLCTYPIVIEAIETAGEMSGLALATKYEKEWNDPKLFQWKFGKQYLVTREICSRLESAWKEDRWLLLEMIREKKSSGSVGKNEQKLGDLLLKKLNGSEQFNGKLFPGSVLVGAKDYQVKRRLEGGSQCKEIQWLGEAFALRQFFGEIEPLNSEISSLLSLSHPNIMQYLCGFYDEEKKECLLVMEMMNKDLHSQIKENCGQRRRILFPLPVMVDLMLQIARGMEYLHSMKVYHGDLNPSNIFLKARNSSTEGYFHAKVSGFGLSSIKNHTFSRSSPGQNGTDPLIWHAPEVLAEQEQLGSSCSSKFSEKADVYSFGMLCFELLTGKVPFEDSHLQGDKMSRNIRAGERPLFPFPSHKYLANLAKRCWHTDPVQRPSFSSICRILRYIKRFLVQNPDHSQPELTQPPVDYFELEAGFVKKLTVEGNLDPMPVSQIPFQMFAYRLVEKEKTSLDYKDKSSESASEAAASVSGDENVALVDDPFLQASEGRLVCSETPEKKISPAKISAESKTRRSLGTPKAQAQKPAPLKPCGGMKLNRGAQMGLGRTSGHALDSDVS, from the exons ATGGAGCAGTTTCGGCAGATTGGAGAGGTTTGGGGGAGTTTGAAGGCTCTAATGGTGTTCAAAGACGACATACCGATAAACAGGCGTCAGTGTTGTTTATTGTTTGATATCTTCAGTTCAGCCTTCAAAACAATTGTAGAGGAGATCAGGCAGAACCTGAGATTAGAAGAGAAGAACACCAAATGGAAAGCTCTTGAACAGCCTTTAAGAGAGCTTCACAGGGCTTTTAAAGACGCAGAACTCTACATCAGGAACTGCTTGGACACCAAGGACTGGTGGGGCAAAGCAATGAGCCTCCACCAGAACAATGACTCTGTTGAGTTTCACATCCATAACTTGCTCTGCACTTATCCTATTGTCATTGAAGCAATTGAGACTGCCGGAGAAATGTCGGGACTTGCACTTGCCACAAAGTATGAGAAAGAGTGGAATGACCCCAAGCTTTTCCAGTGGAAATTTGGAAAGCAGTACCTGGTTACCCGAGAAATTTGCAGTAGGTTGGAGAGTGCTTGGAAGGAAGATAGGTGGCTTCTTCTTGAAATGATTAGGGAGAAGAAAAGTTCAGGGTCAGTTGGGAAGAATGAGCAGAAGCTTGGAGACCTGCTGCTTAAGAAACTAAATGGATCAGAGCAGTTCAACGGGAAGCTTTTCCCGGGTTCAGTATTGGTAGGAGCAAAGGATTATCAGGTGAAGCGTCGATTGGAAGGGGGAAGCCAGTGTAAGGAGATTCAGTGGTTGGGGGAGGCTTTTGCTTTGAGGCAATTTTTTGGGGAGATTGAGCCATTGAATTCAGAGATTTCTTCTCTGTTGTCACTTTCCCACCCCAACATAATGCAGTACCTTTGTGGATTTTATgatgaggaaaagaaagagtGCTTACTTGTGATGGAGATGATGAACAAGGATCTTCACAGtcagataaaagaaaattgtggaCAAAGGAGGCGTATTCTGTTTCCTCTCCCGGTCATGGTTGATCTCATGCTTCAGATTGCCAGAGGCATGGAGTATCTTCACTCTATGAAGGTCTATCATGGAGATTTAAACCCTTCTAATATTTTTCTGAAGGCAAGGAACTCCTCCACTGAAGGTTACTTCCATGCAAAAGTTTCGGGTTTTGGGCTATCGTCCATCAAGAATCACACTTTTTCTCGGAGCTCCCCAGGCCAGAATGGAACTGACCCTCTCATTTGGCATGCACCAGAGGTTCTGGCTGAGCAAGAACAGCTAGGAAGTAGTTGTAGTTCCAAGTTCTCAGAGAAAGCTGATGTTTACAGTTTTGGAATGCTTTGTTTTGAGCTTCTGACTGGGAAAGTTCCTTTTGAGGATAGCCATCTTCAAGGAGACAAGATGAGCAGAAACATAAGAGCAGGCGAGAGGCCTCTTTTCCCATTCCCTTCACACAAGTACCTTGCAAACCTAGCCAAAAGATGCTGGCACACTGACCCAGTTCAGCGCCCAAGTTTCTCTTCCATATGTAGAATTCTTCGCTACATCAAGAGGTTCCTTGTGCAGAACCCTGATCACAGTCAACCGGAATTGACACAGCCACCTGTAGATTACTTTGAACTGGAGGCAGGGTTTGTGAAGAAGCTTACAGTGGAGGGGAACCTTGATCCAATGCCTGTATCACAAATTCCTTTTCAGATGTTTGCTTATAGACTAGTAGAAAAAGAGAAGACCTCACTGGACTATAAAGACAAGAGCTCGGAATCAGCAAGTGAGGCAGCAGCTTCAGTTTCTGGGGATGAGAATGTTGCGCTAGTAGATGATCCATTTCTGCAAGCAAGCGAAGGTAGGTTAGTTTGTTCAGAGACtccagaaaagaaaatatcaccCGCAAAGATATCTGCAGAATCAAAAACCCGAAGAAGTCTAG GAACACCAAAAGCTCAAGCTCAGAAACCGGCGCCATTGAAACCATGTGGCGGCATGAAACTGAATCGAGGGGCACAGATGGGACTGGGAAGAACATCCGGGCATGCCTTAGATTCAGATGTATCATAG
- the LOC117904142 gene encoding uncharacterized protein LOC117904142, giving the protein MMSGTSCSNINPHTLSGLKPNGHQVSGSGSDRGCYFQMPLHYPRYRKTDYETMPEWKLDCLLTQYGLPVTGDLTQKRKFAMGAFLWPSQNE; this is encoded by the coding sequence ATGATGAGTGGAACTAGCTGCTCCAACATCAATCCCCATACCTTGTCTGGCTTAAAGCCAAATGGGCACCAAGTGAGCGGGAGTGGAAGCGACAGGGGCTGTTACTTCCAGATGCCTCTTCACTATCCAAGGTATCGAAAAACCGACTATGAGACCATGCCCGAGTGGAAACTCGACTGCCTGCTCACTCAATATGGTCTGCCTGTCACCGGAGACCTCACCCAAAAGAGAAAGTTTGCCATGGGAGCCTTCCTTTGGCCTTCTCAGAACGAATGA
- the LOC117907750 gene encoding umecyanin-like: protein MHIVSFLMLAAVACFMTAPAAAFSHIVGGSFGWSTPGNLSFYEDWAKPRTFGVGDKLVFPFRTGVHSVVQVSEEEFHNCTQNDAIDMFYSGPTIIELPKTGTFYYYCGVGTHCEAGQKVKVTVVNAEGSAGTPITPNASVPAPADHKSSAKEGCDVGTVSGMLVLLLWVFI from the exons ATGCATATCGTCAGCTTCCTCATGTTGGCGGCTGTGGCCTGTTTTATGACTGCACCGGCGGCTGCCTTCAGCCACATTGTTGGAGGAAGCTTCGGCTGGAGCACCCCTGGGAACCTCTCCTTCTACGAAGATTGGGCTAAGCCCAGGACCTTCGGCGTTGGCGACAAACTTG TGTTTCCTTTCAGGACGGGGGTGCACAGTGTGGTACAGGTTAGCGAGGAAGAGTTCCACAATTGCACGCAGAATGACGCGATCGACATGTTTTATAGCGGGCCAACGATTATTGAACTCCCAAAGACAGGGACCTTTTACTACTACTGTGGCGTCGGGACACACTGCGAAGCCGGCCAAAAGGTCAAGGTCACGGTGGTGAACGCCGAGGGCTCAGCTGGCACCCCTATCACACCTAATGCCTCGGTGCCAGCTCCTGCCGATCACAAGTCCTCCGCAAAGGAAGGTTGTGACGTTGGTACGGTTTCAGGAATGCTGGTTTTGCTGCTTTGGGTATTCATATGA